In the Flavisolibacter tropicus genome, one interval contains:
- a CDS encoding DUF1572 family protein, with translation MIEQDYLDSCIKRFKECKALGDKTFAQLDEEQLNWQPNEASNNIAMIIQHLHGNMLSRWTNFLTEDGEKLWRNRDEEFERHDLSRERLLLMWEEAWQLVLDTLASLTTDQLTQKIAIRTESLTVVDAINRQLGHYSYHIGQIVFLGKWLLNNNWQTLSIPKGDPKNLILN, from the coding sequence ATGATTGAACAAGATTATTTAGACAGTTGTATAAAGCGCTTCAAAGAGTGTAAAGCTCTGGGTGATAAAACCTTTGCTCAATTAGATGAAGAACAATTGAATTGGCAGCCTAATGAAGCATCTAACAACATTGCCATGATCATTCAACATTTACATGGCAATATGTTGAGTAGGTGGACCAACTTTTTAACAGAGGATGGGGAAAAACTCTGGCGCAACAGAGATGAGGAGTTTGAACGACATGATCTTTCCAGGGAAAGACTTTTACTTATGTGGGAAGAAGCCTGGCAATTAGTATTAGATACGCTGGCATCTTTAACGACAGATCAACTTACACAGAAAATAGCCATACGCACAGAGTCATTAACAGTAGTTGATGCGATTAATCGCCAACTGGGACACTATAGTTATCATATTGGCCAAATCGTTTTCCTTGGCAAATGGCTCTTAAATAATAACTGGCAAACGCTTTCGATTCCTAAAGGGGATCCAAAGAATTTAATTCTCAATTGA
- the ggt gene encoding gamma-glutamyltransferase: MRVASIIFLTGSIITACTSPKKSSLGHVNPYQYTINKKVEAEKGAVASAHPLASKVGIMIMKQGGNAIDAAIATQLALAVVYPAAGNIGGGGFLVARLADGSTVSLDYREMAPASAHRDMYLDPQGNVIPNKSVKGHLSSGVPGTIAGLVESLKYAKLPLKKLIQPAIDLAEKGFVISEREARSLNSLQEELRKYNTTTTAFQKTAPWVTGDTLIQKDLANTLKRIRDNGAAGFYEGETARLIVDEMKRGGGIIDYADLKNYKAKWRTPHQFNYKGYTIVSMPMPSSGGVLINQMLKMLEEKPLASYGFLSPQAVQLMTEVERRAYADRARFMGDADYFKVPVSTLVSESYLKNRMQDYMPDKAGSSEAVQPGEIPAKESEETTHLSVIDAEGNAVSITTTLNDSYGSKTVVGGAGFLLNDEMDDFSVKPGVPNMYGAVGGEANAIAPGKRMLSSMTPTLVLKDGKPFLVVGTPGGTTIPTSVFQTIVNVIDFGLSTEDAVNKPKFHHQWLPDQIEIEKGFPYPVREALQKMGYKLNERGAIGRTEVIKVRNDGKFEAVADSRGDDAAEGF, encoded by the coding sequence ATGCGAGTTGCATCTATCATTTTCCTCACCGGATCTATAATTACAGCTTGTACGTCTCCTAAAAAAAGCAGTCTTGGTCATGTTAACCCTTATCAATACACGATCAATAAAAAGGTAGAAGCAGAAAAGGGAGCCGTAGCCTCTGCACACCCTTTGGCCAGTAAAGTAGGTATTATGATCATGAAACAAGGAGGGAATGCCATAGACGCAGCAATTGCTACTCAGCTTGCTTTGGCTGTTGTATACCCTGCAGCCGGTAATATTGGCGGTGGCGGTTTTTTGGTAGCCCGGCTGGCAGATGGCTCAACCGTAAGTCTGGATTACAGAGAAATGGCGCCTGCGTCAGCCCATCGAGACATGTACTTAGACCCACAAGGCAATGTGATCCCCAATAAAAGCGTAAAAGGACATTTATCCAGTGGTGTTCCAGGCACCATTGCGGGTTTAGTGGAGAGTTTAAAATATGCCAAGTTGCCACTGAAAAAGCTGATCCAGCCTGCGATTGATTTAGCAGAGAAAGGATTTGTTATTTCGGAAAGAGAGGCCCGTTCGCTAAACAGCTTGCAGGAAGAACTCCGGAAATATAATACTACCACAACAGCATTTCAGAAAACAGCTCCATGGGTTACGGGAGACACGCTGATTCAAAAAGATCTAGCGAATACCTTAAAGCGCATAAGAGATAATGGTGCGGCTGGCTTTTATGAAGGAGAGACAGCTCGCCTGATTGTGGATGAAATGAAACGTGGCGGTGGTATAATTGATTATGCCGATCTTAAGAACTACAAAGCAAAATGGCGTACACCACACCAGTTTAACTATAAGGGCTACACCATTGTATCTATGCCAATGCCCAGTAGTGGAGGGGTGCTAATAAACCAAATGTTGAAAATGCTTGAAGAAAAGCCATTGGCATCGTATGGTTTTCTGTCTCCACAAGCCGTACAATTAATGACTGAAGTGGAGCGCAGGGCCTATGCTGACAGAGCTCGTTTTATGGGAGATGCAGACTATTTTAAAGTACCTGTTTCAACACTTGTTAGTGAGTCTTACCTGAAAAATAGAATGCAGGATTATATGCCCGATAAAGCGGGTAGCAGTGAAGCAGTACAACCTGGAGAAATACCTGCTAAAGAAAGCGAAGAAACGACACATCTTAGTGTGATAGATGCAGAAGGTAACGCTGTTTCTATAACTACTACTTTAAATGATTCATATGGCAGTAAAACTGTAGTAGGTGGTGCAGGCTTCTTACTAAATGACGAAATGGATGATTTCAGTGTAAAGCCAGGTGTACCCAATATGTATGGTGCGGTAGGTGGTGAAGCAAACGCCATAGCTCCCGGCAAACGGATGCTCAGCTCAATGACACCAACACTTGTTTTGAAAGATGGTAAACCGTTTTTAGTAGTAGGTACCCCCGGTGGAACTACCATACCTACTTCTGTGTTTCAAACAATTGTAAATGTGATTGATTTTGGATTGAGTACAGAAGATGCCGTAAACAAACCGAAATTCCATCATCAGTGGTTGCCTGACCAGATAGAGATTGAAAAAGGCTTTCCTTATCCTGTGAGAGAAGCCTTACAAAAAATGGGGTATAAACTCAATGAACGAGGAGCCATTGGTCGAACAGAGGTTATTAAAGTCAGAAATGATGGTAAATTTGAAGCCGTAGCGGATAGTCGTGGTGATGATGCTGCAGAAGGTTTTTAA
- a CDS encoding TonB-dependent receptor yields the protein MKSIYSTFSRLFMLLFLVLGVSSIYAQHARISGQVKDPSGAPLQGATVQLKGTKIGTVSDVNGAYTLSAAPGKYTLTTSFVGFSTQEIEITLGQNGLTQDVALVNTGDLSTVTVVGSRNVSRTRIETPVPVDVIPIAQVVNDVGQVDLNQIINFVAPSFQSARQTIADGTDHVDPGQLRGLGPDQVLVLINGKRRHQSALVNVNGTVNRGTVGTDMSAIPATAIERIEILRDGASAQYGSDAIAGVINIVLKKRTGLLEANASYGMYSTSYDKNFPLYKLTNKADDPSVHVTDGETFQGSLGYGFSLGKGYLNITGEYIRREPTNRTGTYTGPVYPNVNGVNKDDSIMAARGLNRDFFDMRIGNSKMNAGGAFYNFAYPVSGKTEIYLFGGYTRKDGTGAGFYRYPSGIPTNATIYASQAFALYPNGFLPRINSEITDFSTAVGVRTKLGQWNMDISNTFGLNRFNFIIDNSVNYTQFAIPGNKQTKFDAGGLKFWQNTANLDLSKKYDVLAGLNVAAGLEYRIDAFGINSGEEASYKNYDVSSKAVAGAQVFAGFVNSIGDDKTRNAKAVYLDLEQDFTNKFLLTGALRFEDYSDFGSTLNYKLAARYKFSEQFNLRASTSSGFRAPSMQQRFYAKTNTLFVSQGGTLVPVESGTFTNESEAAKILGIPELKEETSQNYSVGLTTRPFTGFELTVDAYQINIDNRIVLTNNFTGGNDPLLQAELDKAGAGAANFFTNAIDTRSKGLEAVLTYNTSIARKHALRTVFAATFIDNEVKKGPDGKPIIHATDILINSGQIGNYFNREDQSRIEVANPKNKFSLMFNYKYNKLGAMLRFVRFGKVEYLDPTINPDSAHKFPINAFTGQRETLDQTFSEKTVTDLSLSYDITSYLGFTIGANNLFNVYQDKHTHSGNVSLGRFIYSRRVQQMGFNGAYYFARLRLSLPTK from the coding sequence ATGAAGTCTATCTACTCAACTTTTTCCCGCCTGTTTATGCTGCTTTTTCTGGTTTTGGGCGTAAGTAGTATTTACGCACAACATGCAAGAATAAGCGGACAAGTAAAGGATCCATCAGGAGCGCCATTGCAAGGTGCTACTGTTCAACTAAAAGGTACCAAAATTGGTACGGTATCCGATGTCAATGGGGCCTATACACTTTCTGCAGCCCCTGGAAAATATACCCTTACTACTTCTTTTGTAGGTTTTTCTACACAGGAAATTGAAATTACCCTTGGTCAGAACGGCTTAACGCAGGATGTAGCATTGGTCAACACCGGGGACTTAAGTACGGTAACCGTTGTGGGATCCCGCAATGTTTCACGAACACGGATAGAAACGCCTGTGCCTGTTGACGTTATTCCGATTGCGCAAGTGGTAAATGATGTGGGACAGGTGGACTTGAACCAGATCATCAATTTTGTGGCGCCTTCTTTCCAGTCGGCCAGGCAAACCATTGCCGATGGTACGGACCATGTGGATCCGGGTCAATTAAGAGGCTTAGGACCCGATCAGGTATTAGTTTTAATAAATGGCAAGCGTCGCCATCAATCGGCTTTGGTAAATGTAAATGGTACGGTGAATCGCGGAACTGTTGGTACCGACATGAGCGCCATTCCAGCCACAGCCATTGAAAGGATCGAGATTTTGCGAGATGGAGCATCTGCGCAATATGGCTCAGATGCCATCGCCGGTGTGATAAATATCGTGCTGAAGAAAAGAACAGGTCTGTTGGAGGCAAATGCTAGTTACGGAATGTATAGTACCAGCTATGACAAAAACTTTCCTCTTTATAAATTAACCAACAAAGCCGACGATCCTTCCGTTCATGTGACGGATGGTGAAACCTTTCAAGGATCGCTTGGCTATGGATTCTCCTTAGGTAAAGGATATTTAAATATTACCGGCGAGTATATACGGCGAGAGCCAACTAATAGGACCGGCACCTATACAGGACCTGTATATCCAAACGTCAATGGTGTAAACAAGGATGATTCCATTATGGCAGCCCGGGGGCTGAACCGGGATTTTTTTGATATGCGTATCGGCAACTCTAAAATGAATGCCGGTGGCGCCTTTTACAATTTTGCCTATCCGGTGAGTGGTAAAACCGAGATCTATTTATTTGGAGGATATACCCGAAAAGATGGTACTGGGGCGGGCTTTTACCGGTATCCAAGTGGCATACCTACCAATGCTACTATATATGCTAGCCAAGCCTTTGCCCTATATCCAAATGGATTTTTGCCACGTATCAATTCTGAAATTACTGATTTCTCTACAGCTGTTGGAGTGCGTACCAAGCTAGGGCAATGGAACATGGATATCAGTAATACTTTTGGTCTTAACCGCTTTAATTTTATAATTGACAATTCAGTAAACTATACACAGTTTGCCATACCAGGCAATAAACAAACAAAGTTTGATGCCGGTGGTCTTAAATTCTGGCAGAACACTGCAAATCTTGATCTGTCAAAGAAATACGATGTGTTAGCTGGGCTGAATGTGGCTGCAGGGCTGGAATACCGCATAGACGCCTTTGGGATCAACAGTGGGGAAGAGGCTTCCTATAAAAATTATGATGTGAGTTCCAAAGCAGTAGCTGGCGCACAGGTGTTTGCTGGCTTTGTCAATTCAATAGGGGATGACAAAACAAGAAACGCAAAAGCTGTTTATTTAGATTTAGAGCAGGATTTTACCAATAAATTTCTGCTTACGGGTGCCTTGCGGTTTGAGGACTATAGCGATTTTGGTTCTACATTGAATTACAAATTAGCAGCCCGTTATAAATTCAGTGAGCAGTTTAATTTGCGGGCTTCTACTAGTTCTGGCTTTAGAGCGCCTTCTATGCAACAGCGGTTCTATGCCAAAACCAACACGCTGTTTGTGTCACAGGGAGGAACATTAGTGCCTGTTGAGAGTGGAACATTTACTAATGAAAGTGAAGCTGCCAAAATTCTAGGTATTCCTGAACTAAAGGAAGAAACAAGTCAGAACTATTCAGTTGGCTTAACCACACGGCCATTTACCGGATTCGAGCTAACGGTTGATGCATACCAGATCAATATTGATAACCGCATTGTGCTTACCAACAATTTCACAGGTGGTAACGATCCATTATTGCAAGCGGAATTGGATAAAGCAGGGGCGGGTGCTGCAAATTTCTTTACCAATGCCATAGACACTCGATCCAAAGGTTTAGAAGCAGTACTGACCTATAATACCAGCATTGCTAGAAAACATGCGTTGCGTACTGTTTTTGCGGCTACATTTATTGATAATGAAGTCAAAAAAGGACCAGATGGGAAACCCATTATACATGCAACCGACATCCTGATCAATAGCGGCCAAATAGGTAATTATTTCAACCGGGAAGATCAAAGCCGTATTGAGGTGGCCAATCCTAAAAATAAATTTAGCCTCATGTTTAATTACAAATACAATAAGTTGGGCGCTATGTTACGGTTTGTTCGTTTTGGCAAAGTGGAATATTTGGATCCTACAATTAACCCAGATAGCGCACATAAGTTTCCTATTAATGCATTTACAGGGCAACGAGAAACCTTAGACCAGACGTTTTCAGAAAAAACAGTCACCGACCTTTCTTTATCTTACGACATTACCAGCTATTTAGGTTTTACAATTGGTGCTAATAACCTGTTTAATGTCTACCAGGATAAACATACGCATTCTGGTAATGTTAGCCTGGGTCGGTTTATATATAGCCGAAGAGTACAGCAAATGGGTTTTAATGGTGCTTATTATTTTGCCAGGTTGCGACTTTCATTACCGACCAAGTAA
- a CDS encoding M14 metallopeptidase family protein has protein sequence MHRKLSVLLSLTLFIFKISFGQLQTPEQFLGYKIGTRYTPHWRIVEYYKHVAATVPNMVKLQSYGQTNEGRPLLVVFVSSATNINNLEAIRTNNLALAQETGTSGNVANAPAIVWLSYNVHGNEASSSEAGMLTLYSLVDPANTKTKQWLQNTLVIMDPCLNPDGRDRYVNWFNSVVGKQNNPSLEAREHREPWPGGRSNHYNFDLNRDWAWQTQVESQQRLKLFNQWLPEVHVDFHEQGVNQPYYFAPAAQPYHEVITTWQRDFQRAIGTNHARYFDENGWLYFTKEVFDLLYPSYGDTYPTYNGSIGMTYEQGGGPAGGLAAITDEGDTLTLMDRATHHYTTGLSTIEVASKNATKLVDEFQTFYRNAANNGIGEYKSYVIKYSQKDEQRINSLLQLLSKNDIRFTKGRSGNAKGFNYDTGKEENFSITADDIVIPGAQPKGTMVKVLFEPQTQVVDSVTYDITAWALPYVYGVKTYASRQSISNAGNPTSTYTPATINNPSASTYGYVIPWIGMQSVKLVGQLLQKGIKLRYSEQPFKVGGQQFDRGAIIVLRTSNQSRPDLWNDVRKLANENGVTLASISGGFVEAGFDLGSSKVHPMKARRIAVLTGEGISSLGAGEVWNYFDNVINYPVTLINVADFGRVNWSRYDLVVMPDGNYRFLSDKAMTDQFRSWISNGGNVIALEGAVGQLAKLDWTIKSKKPEESESKNIYESLRKYENRERDYIPTITPGSIYRVELDNTHPLGFGFSNYYYTLKQDDAIYDFIKEGGWNVGVIKKEKQVAGFVGSKLTNRLQDGLLFGTQDIGNGSITYLADNVLFRSFWENGKLMFSNAVFLVGQ, from the coding sequence ATGCATAGAAAGCTCTCCGTATTACTTTCTCTTACCCTCTTTATTTTTAAGATAAGCTTTGGGCAACTGCAGACACCGGAACAATTTCTTGGATATAAGATTGGTACCCGTTATACACCTCATTGGCGTATAGTTGAATACTATAAACATGTAGCTGCCACTGTTCCGAATATGGTCAAGCTGCAATCATATGGACAAACAAACGAAGGTCGTCCTTTGTTAGTGGTATTCGTATCATCAGCCACTAACATCAATAACCTGGAAGCCATTCGTACAAATAACCTGGCTTTGGCGCAAGAAACGGGCACATCAGGAAATGTTGCAAATGCACCCGCTATAGTGTGGTTAAGTTATAACGTACATGGTAACGAAGCCTCTTCATCAGAAGCGGGAATGCTTACATTGTATTCGTTAGTAGACCCCGCAAATACAAAGACCAAACAATGGCTACAGAACACCTTGGTGATTATGGATCCCTGTTTAAATCCAGATGGCCGAGACCGTTATGTAAACTGGTTTAACTCAGTTGTTGGAAAACAAAACAATCCTTCGTTAGAAGCAAGAGAGCATCGGGAGCCATGGCCAGGCGGTAGAAGTAACCATTATAATTTTGATCTGAATCGCGATTGGGCCTGGCAAACACAGGTGGAATCACAGCAGCGTCTTAAACTGTTTAATCAATGGCTGCCTGAAGTACATGTTGATTTCCATGAGCAAGGCGTAAACCAGCCTTATTACTTTGCGCCCGCCGCCCAACCATATCACGAAGTGATTACAACTTGGCAGCGCGATTTTCAACGTGCTATTGGTACAAACCACGCCCGTTATTTTGATGAGAATGGATGGTTATACTTTACAAAGGAAGTGTTTGATTTACTTTATCCTTCTTATGGAGATACCTATCCTACCTATAATGGCTCCATTGGTATGACGTATGAGCAGGGTGGAGGTCCAGCTGGCGGCTTGGCAGCGATTACGGATGAAGGTGATACCTTAACCTTGATGGATAGAGCTACCCATCATTATACCACCGGGTTAAGCACAATAGAAGTAGCTTCAAAAAATGCTACTAAACTGGTAGATGAATTTCAAACGTTTTACCGCAATGCGGCTAATAATGGTATAGGCGAATACAAGTCTTATGTAATCAAATACTCGCAAAAAGACGAGCAACGGATTAATTCGTTATTACAATTGCTTTCTAAAAATGATATTCGTTTTACCAAAGGGCGCTCTGGCAACGCCAAAGGTTTTAACTATGACACGGGTAAAGAAGAGAACTTTTCTATAACCGCAGATGATATCGTTATTCCGGGCGCTCAGCCCAAGGGTACCATGGTAAAAGTGTTGTTTGAACCGCAAACACAGGTAGTGGACTCTGTAACCTATGATATTACGGCATGGGCCCTACCATATGTGTATGGTGTAAAAACATATGCTAGTCGTCAATCTATTTCAAATGCAGGAAACCCGACCAGCACTTATACTCCTGCTACTATAAACAATCCGTCAGCAAGCACATACGGCTATGTTATTCCTTGGATAGGAATGCAAAGTGTAAAACTGGTTGGTCAATTGCTTCAAAAAGGAATTAAACTTCGATACAGCGAACAACCGTTTAAAGTAGGTGGTCAGCAATTTGATAGAGGTGCTATCATTGTACTTCGCACAAGCAATCAAAGCCGTCCCGATTTGTGGAATGACGTGCGGAAGCTGGCTAATGAAAACGGTGTAACGTTGGCTTCTATAAGCGGCGGTTTCGTAGAAGCAGGCTTTGATTTAGGTAGTTCAAAAGTGCATCCAATGAAAGCACGCCGCATAGCTGTTTTAACGGGTGAAGGCATTAGCTCATTAGGGGCCGGGGAAGTATGGAACTACTTTGATAATGTGATAAACTATCCGGTAACGCTAATCAACGTTGCTGATTTTGGCAGAGTCAATTGGAGCCGTTACGACCTGGTTGTAATGCCTGATGGTAATTATCGTTTTTTAAGTGATAAAGCAATGACAGACCAGTTTAGAAGCTGGATCAGTAATGGGGGAAATGTAATAGCGCTGGAAGGTGCTGTAGGACAGTTAGCTAAATTAGATTGGACCATCAAATCCAAGAAGCCCGAAGAGAGCGAGTCCAAGAATATCTATGAGTCGTTACGTAAATATGAGAACAGGGAGCGTGATTATATCCCTACTATTACCCCAGGCTCTATTTATAGAGTAGAGCTGGATAATACTCATCCGTTGGGCTTTGGTTTTTCAAACTACTACTATACTTTAAAGCAAGACGATGCGATTTACGACTTTATCAAAGAAGGTGGCTGGAATGTTGGCGTTATCAAAAAAGAAAAGCAAGTAGCTGGTTTTGTGGGCTCGAAGCTCACCAACCGCTTACAGGATGGCTTACTTTTCGGTACGCAGGATATTGGCAATGGTTCCATTACTTATTTAGCCGATAACGTACTGTTCCGCAGTTTTTGGGAAAACGGTAAGTTGATGTTTAGTAATGCTGTTTTCTTAGTTGGACAATAA
- a CDS encoding PIG-L family deacetylase produces the protein MKRLFTLLLGVVSLQSIAQTSPTSADIYAGLRKLNVLGSVLYIAAHPDDENTRLLTYFSKDRLYRTGYLSLTRGDGGQNLIGDEQGVDLGLIRTQELLAARKIDGAEQFFTRAYDFGFSKNPEETFTKWDKDKILSDVVWVIRQFQPDVIITRFPTTGEGGHGHHTASAILANEAFTAAADPKRFPEQLKWVQPWQAKRILWNTFNFGSGNTQSEDQFKFDVGGFNPIIGKSYGEIAAESRSQHKSQGFGAARTRGEAMEYFKPTGGTAVSTDLFEDVTTSWQRIKGGGGVQQIVQSALASFDFMQPQKSIPQLIQVYKALEKLPASYWRSQKLKETQQLIVDASGLWLETVTNTQFAVQNDSLRFTTTLNNRLGSTVELTSLTVNAFDTVLNSELSKNKNVVINKTMFIPASIKVTQPYWLRDKMQEGYFTVNEQELIGKPDIEPAFTATYNLVIDGLPLAITKPVRYKYTDPVKGELYQPVTVVPAVSIHTQPPLVLFKKGEEESKQVTVEVGANKNIQYKSANILLRTSTDAINIKDGSAAIAKGTARPVDVSIKPTVVPASSEEDFALPFVTLDNDTSSYYLGLSTIRYDHIPNISRFYTDAIKLVKLDLKTKGKRIGYIVGAGDHVPEALEEMGYEVVLLTNKELARNNLKQYDAIIAGVRAYNTNDWLNKHYDKLMKYVEEGGNLIAQYNTSNQIGPVRAKIGPYNFNISRNRITDENAVVNFVNPGHQVLNFPNKITSKDFNGWVQERSIYHATDVDKNFETVISMSDPGEQADANSLIIAKYGKGYFTYTGLVFFRQLPAGVPGAYRLLANLIALNQKKEI, from the coding sequence ATGAAAAGACTTTTTACTCTTTTACTCGGCGTGGTTTCGCTACAAAGCATCGCGCAAACTTCTCCTACATCAGCAGACATATATGCAGGTTTACGGAAGCTGAACGTATTGGGCAGTGTTTTATATATAGCAGCACACCCCGACGATGAAAATACCCGGTTGCTTACCTATTTCTCTAAAGATCGGCTATACCGTACCGGTTATTTATCTTTAACTCGTGGTGATGGAGGACAGAATCTGATTGGTGACGAGCAAGGCGTAGACTTAGGACTGATTCGTACACAGGAATTATTGGCAGCCCGGAAAATTGATGGTGCCGAACAATTTTTCACACGTGCTTACGATTTTGGCTTCTCAAAGAATCCAGAAGAAACGTTCACCAAATGGGATAAAGACAAGATCTTATCCGATGTGGTTTGGGTGATCCGCCAATTTCAACCTGATGTTATTATTACTCGTTTTCCTACAACTGGAGAAGGTGGGCATGGACATCATACGGCTTCTGCGATCCTGGCAAACGAAGCTTTTACAGCAGCTGCTGATCCTAAACGATTTCCTGAACAACTTAAATGGGTACAACCTTGGCAGGCAAAGCGTATACTTTGGAATACGTTCAATTTCGGTAGTGGAAATACACAAAGTGAAGACCAGTTCAAGTTTGATGTAGGCGGCTTTAACCCGATTATTGGTAAAAGCTATGGCGAGATTGCAGCTGAAAGCAGAAGCCAACACAAAAGCCAGGGTTTTGGAGCAGCACGAACAAGGGGAGAGGCCATGGAATATTTTAAACCCACGGGTGGAACCGCGGTATCAACCGATTTATTTGAGGATGTAACTACATCGTGGCAACGCATAAAAGGCGGAGGAGGGGTGCAGCAAATCGTTCAGTCTGCACTAGCGTCGTTTGACTTTATGCAACCACAAAAATCAATACCTCAGTTAATACAAGTATATAAGGCGCTTGAAAAATTACCTGCATCTTATTGGAGATCGCAGAAGCTAAAAGAAACACAACAGTTAATAGTAGATGCAAGTGGTTTATGGCTAGAAACAGTTACTAATACTCAGTTTGCTGTACAAAATGATAGCTTACGTTTTACCACCACTTTAAATAATCGCTTAGGGTCAACAGTGGAATTGACATCCCTAACTGTTAACGCATTTGATACGGTTTTAAATTCAGAGCTCTCTAAGAATAAAAATGTGGTCATAAATAAAACCATGTTTATTCCTGCTTCAATAAAAGTTACACAGCCTTACTGGCTGCGCGACAAGATGCAAGAGGGTTATTTTACAGTAAATGAGCAGGAGTTAATAGGAAAGCCGGATATTGAACCCGCATTTACAGCAACGTATAATCTTGTTATTGATGGACTACCATTGGCCATTACAAAGCCGGTACGTTATAAGTATACGGATCCTGTGAAAGGTGAATTATATCAACCTGTAACAGTAGTACCTGCTGTAAGTATTCATACGCAACCGCCACTGGTTTTATTTAAAAAGGGTGAAGAGGAAAGTAAGCAGGTTACTGTTGAAGTAGGGGCCAACAAAAACATACAATATAAATCGGCCAATATCTTATTGCGTACCAGTACAGATGCTATTAACATTAAAGATGGTAGTGCTGCAATAGCAAAGGGAACTGCTCGTCCGGTGGATGTTTCCATTAAGCCAACTGTTGTGCCTGCATCAAGTGAAGAAGATTTTGCACTGCCATTTGTTACGCTTGACAATGATACTTCTAGCTATTATTTAGGGTTGTCTACTATACGGTATGATCATATACCCAATATCAGTCGCTTCTATACAGATGCCATAAAGTTGGTAAAGCTGGATTTGAAAACAAAAGGGAAACGCATAGGTTACATCGTAGGTGCTGGAGACCATGTACCAGAAGCCTTGGAAGAAATGGGATATGAAGTAGTGCTTTTAACTAATAAAGAATTGGCCCGTAATAATCTAAAACAATATGATGCTATTATAGCAGGTGTTAGAGCGTACAACACAAATGACTGGCTGAATAAGCATTATGACAAACTCATGAAGTATGTGGAAGAAGGCGGTAACCTGATTGCTCAATACAATACAAGTAATCAAATAGGCCCAGTAAGAGCTAAGATCGGGCCTTATAATTTTAATATCAGTCGTAATCGTATAACCGATGAAAATGCGGTAGTGAATTTTGTAAACCCAGGCCACCAGGTGCTGAATTTCCCTAATAAGATTACAAGCAAAGATTTTAATGGCTGGGTGCAGGAGCGAAGTATCTATCACGCAACTGACGTAGACAAAAATTTTGAGACTGTAATTAGTATGAGTGACCCTGGCGAACAGGCGGATGCCAATAGCCTGATCATTGCAAAATACGGTAAAGGCTATTTTACATACACAGGGTTAGTGTTTTTCAGGCAGTTACCAGCAGGAGTGCCGGGTGCCTATCGCTTGTTGGCTAATCTTATTGCCCTAAATCAGAAAAAGGAAATTTAA